From the genome of Haloterrigena sp. KLK7, one region includes:
- a CDS encoding HAH_0734 family protein codes for MKRLIIHGDPGIRKGAIVDYDGTELVCFGINRNGEWHGPEEVQLWCTVGTEDEYEDYEKRNYTPHFLDVDRVDAEDVDVVRTKANLAV; via the coding sequence ATGAAGCGGCTCATCATCCACGGCGATCCCGGGATCCGGAAGGGGGCCATCGTCGACTACGACGGGACGGAACTGGTCTGCTTCGGGATCAATCGCAACGGCGAGTGGCACGGTCCCGAGGAGGTCCAGCTGTGGTGTACCGTCGGCACCGAGGACGAGTACGAGGACTACGAGAAGCGCAACTACACGCCCCACTTCCTCGATGTCGACCGCGTCGACGCCGAGGACGTCGACGTCGTCCGGACGAAAGCCAACCTCGCGGTCTGA
- a CDS encoding ABC transporter substrate-binding protein: MTLPSDRSNDRVSRRAVLAAGSTGIAGSVAGCTDRIQQLITGTASDQLSITILTLPTDNDRQAIKIARRLEEKLKAVGINVRIEPRADPELLQTVLLEHDFDCYISRHPGGHDPDYLYETFHSKFAPEAGWQNPYGLVNTEIDDALERQRSTAGSEREQAVGEVLDRLAQTHPIVPICVPDERRLVRTDRFDGWNDHHLGTRLGFLGLEPKDDAFEDDVVLNAVITDSSPSRNINPLAAPYRYRGAFVDLLYDSVATEDDGEIRPWLAEDWEWDDAVATVTLRSNCRFHDGEPVTADDVKFTYDFLNDTSLGAREGLSPAPRYRGLGDAVESVTAVDDRTVRMRFSTSDEVGELAFTVPILPKHIWKTAVEDSLESGAKPIQGTWEIVTTDEIPTIGSGPFALTEQEPRSHLRFERFDDHFTRRGYVDLPEPHVDELVFHVEPNSGAAVNQLEAGNADMTASILGSETVGEVPSGLELVESESWTFYHIGFNVRNSPFSNLHFRRNVARLIDRESIVADVFNGQASPTVTPVAAEWVPDDLEWDGEAPYAPFFRDETDSEGTSELDVERAKRAFERHGFQYDEDGEYIVRS, from the coding sequence ATGACCCTCCCGTCGGATCGGTCTAACGACCGAGTAAGTAGACGTGCCGTGCTCGCCGCTGGAAGTACAGGAATCGCCGGCTCGGTAGCCGGCTGTACGGACCGAATACAGCAGCTCATCACCGGCACCGCCAGCGATCAGCTCTCGATAACGATCTTGACGCTGCCGACTGACAACGATCGGCAGGCCATCAAGATCGCCCGCCGACTCGAGGAGAAGCTCAAGGCGGTCGGTATCAACGTTCGGATAGAGCCCCGCGCCGATCCCGAGTTGCTGCAGACGGTCTTGCTCGAGCACGACTTCGATTGTTACATCAGTCGCCATCCGGGCGGCCACGACCCCGACTATCTCTACGAGACGTTTCACTCGAAGTTCGCCCCCGAGGCCGGCTGGCAGAACCCCTACGGCCTCGTGAACACCGAGATCGACGACGCGCTCGAGCGCCAGCGCTCGACGGCGGGCTCGGAACGCGAGCAAGCCGTCGGCGAGGTTCTCGACCGACTGGCGCAAACGCATCCGATCGTCCCGATCTGCGTTCCCGACGAGCGTCGACTCGTCAGAACGGATCGGTTCGACGGCTGGAACGACCACCACCTCGGGACGCGACTCGGCTTTCTCGGCCTCGAGCCCAAGGACGACGCGTTCGAGGACGACGTGGTCCTGAACGCGGTCATCACCGACTCGAGCCCCTCCAGAAACATCAACCCGCTGGCCGCGCCGTACCGCTATCGGGGCGCGTTCGTCGATCTCCTCTACGACTCGGTGGCGACCGAGGACGACGGCGAGATTCGGCCGTGGCTCGCCGAGGACTGGGAGTGGGACGACGCGGTCGCGACGGTCACGCTCAGATCGAACTGTCGGTTCCACGACGGCGAACCGGTCACCGCCGACGACGTCAAGTTCACGTACGACTTCCTGAACGACACCTCGCTCGGAGCGCGCGAGGGGCTGTCGCCGGCGCCGAGGTACCGCGGACTGGGAGACGCCGTCGAATCGGTCACGGCCGTCGACGATCGAACCGTTCGGATGCGATTCAGTACGAGCGACGAGGTCGGCGAACTGGCGTTTACGGTGCCGATCCTCCCGAAACACATCTGGAAGACGGCGGTCGAAGACAGCCTCGAGAGCGGTGCGAAGCCCATACAGGGGACGTGGGAGATCGTGACCACGGACGAGATCCCGACGATCGGCAGCGGTCCGTTCGCGCTCACCGAGCAGGAACCGCGTTCGCACCTCCGATTCGAGCGCTTCGACGACCACTTCACCCGCCGCGGATACGTCGACCTTCCGGAACCGCACGTCGACGAACTCGTCTTTCACGTCGAACCGAACAGCGGTGCGGCCGTCAACCAGCTCGAGGCGGGGAACGCCGACATGACGGCCTCCATTCTCGGATCGGAGACTGTCGGGGAGGTCCCGTCGGGCCTCGAACTCGTCGAGTCCGAATCGTGGACGTTCTACCACATCGGGTTCAACGTCAGGAATTCGCCGTTCAGCAACCTCCACTTCCGGCGAAACGTCGCCCGATTGATCGACAGGGAATCGATCGTGGCGGACGTCTTCAACGGGCAGGCGAGCCCGACCGTCACACCGGTCGCAGCGGAGTGGGTTCCCGACGACCTCGAGTGGGACGGCGAGGCACCATACGCGCCCTTTTTCCGTGATGAAACGGACAGTGAGGGTACGAGTGAACTGGACGTGGAACGGGCGAAGCGAGCCTTCGAACGGCACGGATTTCAGTACGACGAAGACGGAGAATACATCGTGAGGTCCTGA
- a CDS encoding phosphatase PAP2 family protein, producing MLAELLTQVAVVIVVLLVGFVPLCIGRHRFRRTRREWRDRMRESAPVAGVVLVVLLANRFTRQHLPDLSWAIDWNLTPTFYAIEGEAIVWFQQFASPPVTRYFSFVYIYGYVFILIFPVIAYFALSDTRPLRELLSAYALNYLLGLFLYLLVIAYGPRNIMPTEIGTVLYDFRPQYQYLTGEVNHNTNVFPSLHTSLSATIAIFAYRTREEYPIWFAVAVPLAASIAISTMYLGIHWAIDVVAGILLATFTVYAADRLVGRWSLSEDFGLEVDEYAARLRRLTGTNAPVDPSPSAEDDEYGDADDGADVESPSNDEPPTGRRSEET from the coding sequence ATGCTCGCCGAGCTATTGACGCAGGTAGCGGTCGTCATCGTCGTCCTGCTCGTCGGGTTCGTCCCCCTCTGTATCGGCCGACACCGGTTTCGGAGGACCCGCCGCGAGTGGCGGGACCGGATGCGAGAGTCCGCACCCGTCGCGGGCGTGGTGCTCGTCGTGTTGCTCGCGAACCGGTTCACTCGACAGCACCTTCCCGATCTCTCCTGGGCGATCGACTGGAACCTGACGCCGACGTTTTACGCCATCGAAGGAGAGGCGATCGTCTGGTTTCAGCAGTTCGCCAGCCCGCCCGTCACGCGGTACTTTTCGTTCGTCTACATCTACGGCTACGTCTTCATTCTGATCTTCCCCGTGATCGCGTACTTCGCGCTGTCGGATACGCGACCGCTCAGAGAACTGTTGTCCGCCTACGCGCTCAACTACCTACTCGGACTGTTCCTCTACCTCCTGGTGATCGCCTACGGGCCGCGAAACATCATGCCCACCGAGATCGGGACCGTGCTGTACGATTTCCGGCCGCAGTATCAGTACCTGACTGGGGAGGTCAACCACAACACCAACGTCTTCCCCTCGCTGCACACCTCGCTGTCGGCGACGATCGCGATCTTCGCCTATCGAACGAGGGAGGAGTACCCGATCTGGTTCGCCGTCGCGGTTCCGCTGGCGGCGAGTATCGCGATCTCGACGATGTATCTGGGCATCCACTGGGCGATCGACGTCGTCGCAGGTATCCTGCTTGCGACCTTCACGGTGTACGCCGCCGACCGGCTCGTCGGCCGGTGGTCGCTCTCGGAGGACTTCGGCCTCGAGGTCGACGAGTACGCGGCCCGACTCCGGCGGCTCACGGGGACGAACGCGCCGGTCGATCCGTCTCCGTCCGCCGAGGACGACGAGTACGGCGACGCCGACGACGGGGCCGACGTCGAGAGTCCGTCGAACGACGAGCCGCCGACGGGCCGACGGTCAGAGGAGACGTGA
- a CDS encoding ABC transporter permease: MTLANYVVKRVLVTVPVLLGVTALTFSLLHLTPGSPVDAALGFREVDPAVREALEAEYNLDRPIWEQYLLWLRDAIVLEFGESPITGRDVGATIADRLPYTLALGGAAWLCSLLIGIPAGIIAAVKRGEPADEVSRVAALAGIATPNFWLGLVLLFVFGVRLGWFRVIPPDAPLLSLETLRFLVLPTITLGTASAALITRLLRSSMRRELNAAYVRTARAKGLRERTVICKHVLRNALIAVVTVAGLQLTLLIDGAVVVEQVFSWPGTGRLLVGAIGRRDVPTVQATVLVIAVSVVVANLLVDIVYAALDPRIRYER, encoded by the coding sequence ATGACCCTGGCGAACTACGTCGTAAAGCGGGTGTTGGTGACGGTTCCGGTACTGCTGGGTGTGACGGCCCTGACGTTTTCGCTGCTCCACCTGACGCCGGGGAGTCCGGTCGACGCCGCGCTCGGGTTTCGGGAGGTCGACCCGGCCGTCAGGGAGGCGCTGGAAGCCGAGTACAACCTCGACCGCCCGATCTGGGAGCAGTACCTGCTCTGGCTGCGCGACGCGATCGTCCTCGAGTTCGGCGAGTCACCGATCACCGGTCGCGACGTCGGGGCGACGATCGCCGATCGGTTGCCCTACACGCTCGCACTCGGCGGCGCGGCGTGGCTCTGTTCGCTCCTGATCGGGATTCCGGCGGGTATCATCGCGGCCGTCAAGCGGGGCGAGCCCGCCGACGAGGTCAGCCGCGTCGCGGCCCTCGCCGGCATCGCGACGCCGAACTTCTGGCTGGGCCTGGTTCTCCTGTTCGTCTTCGGCGTCCGCCTCGGCTGGTTCCGGGTCATTCCGCCGGACGCGCCGCTGCTGAGCCTCGAGACCCTGCGGTTTCTGGTCCTGCCGACGATCACGCTCGGCACGGCCTCGGCCGCGCTCATCACTCGCCTGCTGCGCTCGTCGATGCGCCGGGAACTGAACGCGGCGTACGTCCGGACCGCCCGCGCGAAGGGACTGCGCGAGCGGACGGTGATCTGCAAGCACGTCCTGCGCAACGCCCTGATCGCCGTCGTCACCGTCGCCGGCCTCCAGTTGACCCTCCTCATCGACGGCGCGGTGGTCGTCGAGCAGGTGTTCTCCTGGCCCGGCACGGGGCGGCTCCTCGTCGGCGCGATCGGACGGCGCGACGTCCCGACCGTCCAGGCGACGGTGCTGGTCATCGCCGTCTCGGTCGTCGTCGCGAACCTGCTCGTCGATATCGTCTACGCAGCGCTCGACCCGCGGATCAGATACGAACGGTGA
- a CDS encoding ABC transporter permease, which produces MTRETRDRSTTDRGRIRIEGFDEAVAADRADAAGDPWADGRSTDDRAIEPDTVSRRRLEDFWRRFRANRTAVLGLAIIAVLSVVAVFARPIAFSVAEYTITVQPFSLAPYDPAEMYVGPTNAGPSPAHPFGTDWAGRDQFSRVLVGGRFSLSIGVVAVALALIVGVPLGAIAGYFGGWVDEIIMRLVDILYAFPFLVLAIAVVAVVGRGYWNVVAALALTGWIGYARLLRGEILSVREREYVTAAKALGTPDRIIIARHVVPNAVAPVVVQATLNVGTVVLTAAALGFLGLGLEPSTAEWGSMLADGRDAIASGHWHLTAFPGLAIFLFVMAINLVGDGINDALDPRGDTAERRRR; this is translated from the coding sequence ATGACACGCGAAACACGGGACCGATCCACGACCGATCGCGGCCGCATTCGAATCGAGGGGTTCGACGAGGCCGTCGCGGCCGACCGCGCCGACGCCGCCGGCGACCCCTGGGCCGACGGCCGGTCGACCGATGACCGAGCGATCGAGCCAGATACCGTCTCTCGAAGGCGTCTCGAGGACTTCTGGCGCCGCTTCCGAGCGAACCGAACGGCCGTACTCGGGCTCGCGATCATCGCGGTGCTCTCGGTCGTCGCGGTCTTCGCCCGGCCGATCGCGTTCTCGGTCGCCGAGTACACGATCACCGTCCAGCCGTTCTCGCTGGCGCCGTACGATCCCGCCGAGATGTACGTCGGCCCCACCAACGCCGGTCCGTCGCCGGCCCACCCGTTCGGAACCGACTGGGCGGGCCGCGACCAGTTCTCGCGGGTCCTCGTCGGCGGCCGGTTCAGTCTCAGCATCGGGGTCGTCGCCGTCGCGCTCGCGCTGATCGTCGGGGTCCCGCTGGGCGCGATCGCCGGCTACTTCGGCGGCTGGGTCGACGAGATCATCATGCGGCTGGTCGACATCCTCTACGCGTTCCCGTTTCTGGTGCTCGCGATCGCCGTCGTCGCGGTCGTCGGCCGGGGCTACTGGAACGTCGTCGCCGCGCTCGCGCTGACCGGCTGGATCGGCTACGCCCGCCTGTTGCGCGGCGAGATCCTCTCGGTTCGGGAACGCGAGTACGTCACTGCCGCGAAGGCCCTCGGGACGCCGGACCGAATCATCATCGCCAGACACGTCGTTCCGAACGCCGTCGCCCCCGTCGTCGTGCAGGCGACGCTGAACGTCGGGACGGTCGTTCTGACGGCCGCGGCGCTGGGCTTTCTCGGCCTCGGACTCGAGCCGAGCACCGCCGAGTGGGGGTCGATGCTGGCGGACGGACGAGACGCGATCGCCAGCGGTCACTGGCATCTCACCGCCTTCCCCGGGCTGGCGATCTTCCTGTTCGTGATGGCGATCAACCTCGTCGGCGACGGGATCAACGACGCGCTGGATCCGCGGGGCGACACCGCCGAACGGAGGCGTCGATAG
- a CDS encoding oligopeptide/dipeptide ABC transporter ATP-binding protein yields the protein MSDGDTDRDGGCDRDDEPLLRVEGLEKEYTTSDGFLDRLLGNERTVTAVDGVDLEVREGETLGLVGESGCGKSSLARSLLRLTEPTAGAVSYRGTDLTDCTRSELRAMRTNVQYVSQNPGASLNPRLPVGDIVGEPLEVHDIVPPEERDARVRDLLETVGLAPNHADRYPHEFSGGQRQRIAIARALAVEPEFVVCDEPVSSLDVSVQAQILNLLADLQDEFGLSYLFIAHDLSVVEHVADRVAVMYLGEIVDIGPTEAVFDGPSHPYTAALRSAIPEPDPRWEGDRIVLEGTVPDPSDRPSGCRFHTRCPKVLSPAEYDLESDTVRAILRLRRRLADAEDGLESILTTSAADADVPAAIRDAFDIPVELRDDAAERVLSDALEVVAAGELDDGRARLASAFATPCETDRPRLESTDDGESDGRSIACHRFDETYADHLSDESETAPFHR from the coding sequence ATGAGCGACGGCGATACCGACAGAGACGGCGGGTGCGATCGAGACGACGAACCGCTGCTTCGCGTCGAGGGCCTCGAGAAGGAGTACACGACGTCCGACGGCTTCCTCGATCGACTGCTGGGCAACGAACGCACGGTCACGGCCGTCGACGGCGTCGACCTCGAGGTCCGCGAGGGGGAGACGCTCGGGCTGGTCGGCGAGAGCGGCTGCGGCAAGAGTTCGCTGGCCCGGTCGCTGCTCCGGCTCACCGAGCCGACCGCCGGCGCGGTGTCCTATCGCGGCACCGACCTGACCGATTGCACCCGGTCCGAACTCCGGGCGATGCGGACGAACGTCCAGTACGTCTCCCAGAACCCCGGCGCGAGCCTGAACCCGCGGCTACCGGTCGGCGACATCGTCGGCGAACCCCTCGAGGTGCACGACATCGTCCCGCCCGAGGAGCGCGACGCTCGCGTTCGGGACCTGCTCGAGACCGTCGGGCTCGCGCCGAACCACGCCGATCGATATCCCCACGAGTTCTCCGGCGGCCAGCGCCAGCGGATCGCCATCGCCCGCGCGCTGGCCGTCGAACCGGAGTTCGTCGTCTGCGACGAACCGGTGTCGTCGCTGGACGTCTCGGTACAGGCCCAGATCCTCAATCTATTGGCCGACCTGCAAGACGAGTTCGGCCTCTCCTATCTCTTCATCGCTCACGACCTCTCGGTCGTCGAGCACGTCGCCGACCGGGTCGCCGTCATGTACCTCGGCGAGATCGTCGATATCGGCCCGACCGAGGCGGTCTTCGACGGGCCGTCACACCCCTACACGGCTGCCCTCCGCTCGGCGATCCCCGAACCGGACCCGCGCTGGGAGGGCGACCGGATCGTCCTCGAGGGCACCGTCCCCGATCCCAGCGACCGCCCGTCGGGCTGTCGGTTCCACACCCGCTGTCCGAAGGTGCTCTCGCCGGCCGAGTACGACCTCGAGTCCGACACGGTCCGGGCGATCCTCCGCCTGCGGAGACGGCTCGCCGACGCCGAGGACGGTCTCGAGTCGATACTCACCACATCGGCGGCCGACGCGGACGTCCCCGCGGCGATCCGCGACGCGTTCGATATCCCGGTCGAACTCCGGGACGATGCCGCCGAGCGTGTCCTCTCGGACGCACTCGAGGTCGTCGCGGCCGGAGAACTCGACGACGGGCGGGCCCGACTCGCGTCGGCCTTCGCGACGCCGTGCGAGACCGATCGGCCGCGGCTCGAGTCCACCGATGACGGCGAGAGCGACGGCCGCTCGATCGCCTGTCACCGGTTCGACGAAACGTACGCGGACCACCTGTCGGACGAGTCCGAGACGGCACCGTTCCACCGATGA
- a CDS encoding GtrA family protein, with translation MSDSLAEAVRTRFRALLSTARFGQFAGVGIVGATVDMVGLALLVDVLELWYLGAKTISWELSIVVIFAINERWTFANYGVMTPRALARRFLRSNAVRFAGFLVTLTVYAVLVDRFDVWYLVANIIGIAIGFFVNYTCESLYTWKVHHD, from the coding sequence ATGAGTGATTCGCTCGCCGAGGCCGTTCGGACCCGGTTTCGCGCGTTGCTCTCGACGGCGCGGTTCGGCCAGTTCGCCGGCGTCGGGATCGTCGGTGCGACCGTCGATATGGTCGGTCTCGCGCTGCTGGTCGACGTGCTCGAGCTCTGGTATCTGGGGGCGAAGACGATCTCGTGGGAGCTGTCGATCGTGGTCATCTTCGCGATCAACGAGCGCTGGACGTTCGCCAACTACGGCGTCATGACGCCTCGAGCGCTGGCGCGGCGGTTTCTGCGCTCGAACGCGGTTCGATTCGCGGGCTTTCTGGTGACGTTGACGGTGTACGCAGTGCTCGTCGATCGGTTCGACGTCTGGTATTTAGTGGCGAACATAATCGGGATCGCGATCGGTTTCTTCGTCAACTACACCTGCGAAAGCCTCTACACGTGGAAAGTCCATCACGACTGA
- a CDS encoding ABC transporter ATP-binding protein → MALLEVEDLVVQFYTDDGVVRAVDGISYEVHRGETVAVVGESGAGKTVTSLALLRLIEGPGEIVGGEIRFDGRDVLECSDEELRRVRGNEIAMVFQDPETALNPVYTVGEQIAEAIRAHRDVTDERARERAIELLERVGVPDAASRYTDYPHEFSGGQQQRVVIAMALSCDPDLLVCDEPTTALDVTVEAQLLELLEDLAAEFDAAIQFVSHDLGVVAERCDRVLVMYAGQVVERAPVDDLYYDPKHPYTVGLMASIPRLGDDRDRLPTIPGTPPDLVDAPTGCRFHPRCPYAEDCCAIREPSLVEAETGSAATPVDVPPDDHLAACHEYTGDLEGGLDYHVVVRDADGDGDGNGTGGEFE, encoded by the coding sequence GTGGCGCTGCTCGAAGTCGAGGACCTCGTCGTGCAGTTCTACACCGACGACGGCGTGGTCCGCGCGGTCGACGGGATCAGCTACGAGGTCCACCGGGGCGAGACGGTCGCCGTCGTCGGCGAGAGCGGCGCCGGCAAGACCGTCACCAGCCTCGCCCTGCTTCGGCTGATCGAGGGGCCCGGCGAGATCGTCGGCGGCGAGATCCGCTTCGACGGCCGCGACGTCCTCGAGTGCTCCGACGAGGAACTCCGAAGGGTTCGCGGAAACGAGATCGCGATGGTGTTTCAGGACCCCGAGACGGCGCTCAACCCCGTCTACACCGTCGGCGAACAGATCGCCGAGGCGATCCGCGCCCACAGGGACGTCACCGACGAGCGGGCACGCGAGCGGGCGATCGAGCTCCTCGAGCGCGTCGGGGTTCCCGACGCCGCGAGCCGCTATACCGACTACCCTCACGAGTTCTCCGGCGGCCAGCAACAGCGGGTCGTCATCGCGATGGCGCTGTCCTGCGATCCCGACCTGCTCGTTTGCGACGAGCCGACGACCGCACTCGACGTCACGGTCGAGGCCCAACTCCTCGAGTTGCTCGAGGACCTCGCCGCGGAGTTCGACGCGGCGATCCAGTTCGTCTCGCACGACCTCGGCGTCGTCGCCGAACGCTGCGATCGCGTCCTGGTCATGTACGCCGGGCAGGTCGTCGAGCGCGCGCCCGTCGACGACCTCTACTACGACCCGAAACACCCCTACACGGTCGGACTGATGGCGTCGATCCCCCGGCTCGGCGACGACCGCGACCGGCTACCGACGATTCCCGGGACGCCGCCGGATCTCGTGGACGCGCCGACTGGCTGTCGATTCCACCCGCGCTGTCCCTACGCCGAGGACTGCTGTGCGATCCGCGAGCCGTCGCTCGTCGAGGCGGAGACCGGCAGCGCCGCGACGCCGGTCGACGTACCGCCCGACGACCACCTCGCCGCCTGCCACGAGTACACCGGCGACCTGGAGGGGGGACTGGACTACCACGTCGTCGTCAGGGACGCGGACGGAGACGGGGACGGAAACGGAACCGGAGGCGAGTTCGAATGA